One window of Psychrobacillus sp. FSL H8-0483 genomic DNA carries:
- a CDS encoding threonine/serine exporter family protein yields MPDYELAVECCLMAGRLMMESGAETYRAEDTMDRMAISQQLTQSQSFVTPTGIIFSGNKNLPTRLVRINKRTTDLEKIALVNGVSRKLASAEIRLEEAYEELKKIDEEHKTYPFWIKIIAASIASGAFLLLFGAPLFDVPSAMIAGGVGYSVAEMLEEKTRVKFFAEFLAALVISVMATFSVAYGLGYEIDKIIIGSVMPLVPGLLITNAVRDLMAGHFVSGLSKGAEAFLTAFAIGAGVALVLSL; encoded by the coding sequence ATGCCAGACTATGAATTAGCTGTAGAATGCTGTTTAATGGCAGGTCGTTTAATGATGGAAAGTGGAGCGGAGACGTATCGAGCAGAAGATACGATGGACCGTATGGCGATCTCTCAGCAGTTAACCCAATCGCAAAGTTTTGTTACACCAACTGGAATTATTTTTAGTGGAAACAAAAATCTACCTACTCGGTTAGTTAGGATAAATAAAAGGACTACTGACTTAGAAAAGATTGCGCTTGTAAATGGGGTTTCCAGAAAATTAGCAAGTGCAGAAATTAGACTAGAAGAAGCATATGAAGAACTAAAAAAAATTGATGAAGAGCATAAAACATATCCCTTTTGGATTAAAATAATTGCTGCCTCCATAGCATCAGGAGCGTTTTTGTTGTTATTTGGAGCCCCTTTGTTTGATGTTCCTTCAGCTATGATCGCGGGCGGTGTTGGATACTCCGTTGCTGAGATGTTAGAAGAGAAAACAAGAGTTAAGTTCTTTGCGGAGTTCCTAGCAGCTTTAGTTATAAGTGTGATGGCTACTTTTTCCGTAGCATATGGATTAGGGTATGAAATAGATAAGATAATTATTGGTTCCGTTATGCCTCTTGTTCCTGGATTACTCATAACGAATGCAGTACGTGATCTAATGGCAGGTCATTTTGTATCGGGTTTGTCAAAGGGAGCTGAAGCGTTTCTTACAGCCTTTGCGATTGGCGCAGGAGTAGCGCTCGTACTATCACTGTAA
- a CDS encoding threonine/serine exporter family protein produces MTYLLQGILSFIAASAFGVIFNAPKKSLFYCGLVGMTGWLVYSFVNHLNNDQVIASFAGSFSVAFVAHLMAKKFKMPMIIFSVAGIIPLVPGGSAYNAMRNVVEKDYGVAVEYAALALMISGSIAMGLVFAEIITQIWVKVIGKLKLKP; encoded by the coding sequence ATGACATATTTATTGCAAGGAATACTAAGCTTTATTGCTGCTTCGGCATTTGGAGTAATATTTAACGCACCGAAAAAGTCCCTCTTTTACTGTGGGCTTGTAGGGATGACCGGATGGCTAGTTTATTCTTTTGTAAACCATTTAAATAATGACCAAGTGATTGCTTCCTTTGCTGGTTCATTTTCTGTTGCATTTGTTGCGCATTTAATGGCTAAAAAGTTTAAAATGCCAATGATTATTTTTAGTGTAGCAGGAATTATCCCTCTAGTCCCAGGAGGCTCAGCGTATAATGCAATGCGCAATGTGGTGGAAAAAGACTATGGAGTAGCCGTAGAATATGCAGCACTAGCATTAATGATTTCGGGGTCAATTGCAATGGGATTAGTTTTTGCAGAAATTATTACACAAATTTGGGTAAAAGTTATAGGAAAATTAAAATTAAAACCGTGA
- a CDS encoding EAL domain-containing protein, whose product MYLNEELIDLSNTVLKHLPYPTFITDIDGHIIWWSSEAEKQFGYHFDDLKGLKLPIFNEYTNGHLSAKWETIVQNVDPVRLNPVVIYSKDRETTKTSLIAKSFSIDDKSYVLFQIESNTIQNQDYSFLELQLLKKGLSDSFMVLYLDNEGLIIHANESFLKKSNWTPKRILGKSFWQLFPNTPDHISIADEIIHTIQKGNKFQGTVEKMTKDGLNYWVNILAIPITDTENNTLYYLLLEEEITEKKLLQSRLEQIAYVDTETGLMSRHRLEEVVTEYIEDNKHFSFVFISIDQFYTLKDIFNDQTKSLLLIEFTKRLKIYFEDSIIARADGDDFALITPLSDWYIQGFVNFLKQNPIYLDSRVIPITVSGAITRFPEDQQSYLHLLKATNSTIQKVKLEGGGMISSLSQSDHYKLTRRIQIEKRLLVALNHNDLHVMYLPQRDLAIGKITAVEALVRWEDDVLGVVPPDELIPIAEETGLINDIGTFILEKSCEQAAIWQQQGIPVKVSFNSSIREFRDKNMVKTIRKVLKKYNCSPELIQIEFTEKFALEAEAEKSIIQQMQTLKEEGIVFILDDFGTGYASLRYLQLLPIKKLKIDKSFVSSITQQEKLQKLVQGLIYFGQSLNVGVVAEGVETKEQYDLLTQMGCDSVQGYYISQPISAKEVEMLLKLN is encoded by the coding sequence ATGTATCTAAATGAAGAATTAATAGATTTAAGTAACACTGTGTTAAAACATTTACCTTATCCTACCTTTATAACAGATATAGATGGTCATATTATATGGTGGAGTAGTGAGGCAGAAAAACAATTTGGCTATCACTTTGATGATTTAAAAGGGTTAAAGTTACCGATATTTAATGAGTATACTAATGGACACCTATCCGCCAAATGGGAAACAATAGTACAAAATGTAGATCCCGTTCGTTTGAATCCAGTTGTTATTTATTCTAAAGATAGAGAAACTACTAAGACTTCTCTCATTGCAAAATCTTTCTCCATAGACGATAAATCTTATGTTTTATTTCAAATAGAGTCCAATACAATTCAAAATCAAGATTATTCATTTTTAGAATTACAGCTCCTGAAAAAAGGATTATCGGATTCTTTTATGGTCCTTTATTTAGACAATGAAGGACTTATTATTCATGCCAATGAATCGTTTCTAAAGAAAAGTAACTGGACACCTAAACGTATATTAGGAAAATCATTTTGGCAACTCTTCCCTAATACACCTGATCATATTAGCATTGCAGATGAAATTATCCATACTATCCAAAAAGGAAACAAGTTCCAGGGTACTGTCGAAAAAATGACAAAAGATGGTCTTAACTATTGGGTGAACATACTTGCAATACCGATTACCGATACTGAAAATAATACGCTTTACTATTTGTTATTGGAAGAAGAAATTACAGAAAAAAAATTATTACAATCTAGACTTGAGCAAATAGCTTATGTAGATACGGAAACAGGATTAATGAGTAGACATCGTTTAGAAGAAGTTGTCACGGAATATATTGAAGATAACAAACATTTTTCTTTTGTTTTTATTAGTATCGATCAATTCTATACCTTAAAAGATATCTTTAACGATCAAACGAAATCTCTTTTGTTGATCGAGTTTACTAAAAGATTGAAGATCTATTTCGAAGATTCCATTATAGCTCGAGCGGATGGAGATGATTTTGCACTCATTACACCTTTAAGTGATTGGTATATACAGGGATTTGTGAACTTTTTAAAACAAAATCCTATCTATCTAGACAGTAGAGTTATTCCTATCACAGTTAGTGGAGCCATTACAAGATTCCCTGAAGATCAACAATCTTACTTACATTTATTAAAAGCAACCAATTCTACTATCCAAAAAGTAAAACTAGAAGGTGGAGGAATGATTTCGAGTCTTTCCCAATCAGACCACTACAAGCTCACTCGAAGAATTCAAATCGAAAAAAGATTACTAGTAGCACTTAATCATAATGATTTGCATGTTATGTATTTACCACAACGAGATCTGGCGATAGGCAAAATTACTGCTGTAGAAGCGCTTGTACGTTGGGAAGATGATGTCCTTGGTGTTGTTCCTCCTGATGAGTTAATACCAATTGCAGAAGAGACTGGTTTAATTAATGATATCGGTACTTTTATTCTTGAGAAGTCCTGTGAGCAAGCCGCTATTTGGCAGCAACAAGGTATCCCAGTAAAAGTAAGTTTTAACTCTTCCATTCGAGAATTTCGAGATAAAAACATGGTAAAAACCATTCGAAAAGTTTTGAAAAAGTATAATTGCTCACCTGAATTAATACAAATTGAATTTACGGAAAAGTTTGCTTTGGAAGCAGAAGCAGAGAAATCAATCATTCAACAAATGCAAACGCTTAAGGAAGAAGGAATAGTTTTCATTTTGGATGATTTCGGAACAGGCTATGCCTCGCTAAGATATTTGCAGCTTCTTCCTATTAAAAAGTTAAAAATTGATAAATCGTTTGTAAGTTCCATTACTCAACAGGAAAAACTGCAAAAACTCGTACAAGGTTTAATCTATTTCGGACAATCTCTAAACGTCGGAGTAGTTGCAGAAGGAGTAGAAACGAAAGAACAGTATGATTTATTAACCCAAATGGGCTGTGACTCTGTCCAAGGCTATTATATTAGTCAGCCCATATCAGCTAAAGAAGTGGAAATGCTGCTTAAACTTAACTAA
- a CDS encoding EamA family transporter → MERWKGILLIIVGSMMWGATGPMMEWVLNNSNLSISYFLTIRLIAAGICILVFLKLQRKQIFAIWKETIWLKQLLIFGVFGMLGVQYTFVAAIEESNASIATLLQFLGPIYIILFVSWKNKMYPPKYQIIGIIGTLVGLFLLLTNAKLDQLLISNEALIWGLAVGVTFSIYTVYPARLMKEWGVLVVVGWGMLIGGVTLAIISGSWRSNEWDQLVHYPINIMVLCIIIVGTIAFVLFLSSMKYITAVETSILSSVEPLTAMIISVIWFGQILGAWQYIGVIVMLLFVTWLTVAGEIKWEFKRRK, encoded by the coding sequence ATGGAGCGTTGGAAAGGCATACTACTTATTATAGTGGGTTCTATGATGTGGGGTGCAACAGGTCCGATGATGGAGTGGGTATTAAACAATAGTAATTTGTCTATTTCTTACTTCCTTACTATTCGACTAATTGCTGCTGGAATATGTATATTAGTCTTTTTGAAGTTACAGAGAAAACAAATCTTTGCAATATGGAAAGAAACTATTTGGCTGAAGCAACTACTTATTTTTGGTGTGTTTGGAATGCTCGGTGTCCAATATACGTTCGTAGCAGCAATTGAGGAAAGTAATGCATCAATTGCAACCTTACTTCAATTCTTAGGACCTATCTATATCATTTTATTTGTTTCATGGAAAAATAAAATGTACCCCCCTAAATATCAAATAATTGGTATTATTGGAACGCTAGTTGGATTGTTTTTATTACTAACCAATGCAAAGTTGGATCAACTATTAATAAGTAACGAAGCATTAATTTGGGGGTTAGCTGTAGGTGTTACGTTTTCTATTTATACGGTGTATCCAGCACGACTCATGAAAGAATGGGGAGTGCTAGTCGTTGTAGGGTGGGGAATGTTAATAGGAGGAGTAACACTTGCAATTATTTCAGGATCATGGCGTTCGAATGAGTGGGATCAACTTGTACATTACCCAATAAATATAATGGTGTTATGCATTATTATTGTAGGTACTATTGCTTTTGTTCTCTTCTTATCGAGTATGAAATACATAACAGCAGTAGAAACTAGTATCTTATCAAGTGTAGAGCCATTAACAGCTATGATTATATCGGTCATTTGGTTTGGTCAAATACTTGGAGCTTGGCAGTACATAGGAGTAATAGTAATGCTTTTATTTGTCACATGGCTAACCGTTGCAGGAGAAATAAAATGGGAATTTAAAAGGAGAAAATGA
- a CDS encoding ABC transporter ATP-binding protein, translating into MKTVLSYLSPYKWLVVTALLFMLIELSVELVQPLLIAIIIDDGILAGDQQTIIFWGSIMLLLSVIAFFAGIINTFIASHTVQSYGFDIRQALFRKVQSFTMATFLKFPSSSLITRLTTDVTITQNVIFMGLRIMLRSPLVVVGSIIMSFFVHPYLAMFLVIGTPFLVIFLYAMSRKGLTLFGKVQKSVDQVTRKIQENLQAVRLIKAYLRGNFESTRFATVADTLKMDNVKAFRIMELILPVLLFVMNVSLMAVLWFGAKEIQTGGAQMGELVAIVNYAMRMTGAFSMFAFIIIFFSRAKASAERMEEVLIEEEGIEDFSSDLKEAIPGIGEIEFQHVSFHYPTTDAPVLKNVSFTVKPGSKLAIMGATGSGKSTLLNLIPRFFDATEGEIFIDGVEVKDWSLKELRQVIGLVPQQSILFTGSIEENLGWGDSTATEELLKEAAKQAQIHNSIEQFPDQYDTRVGQKGVNLSGGQKQRLSIARALVRKPEILLLDDSTSALDVSTENALWEALEQEKATMLVITQKIRTAKGADQILLLEEGEVSAYGTHEQLMESSSLYREIAESQQEGDEYDEIHS; encoded by the coding sequence GTGAAAACTGTATTATCTTATTTATCGCCTTATAAGTGGCTGGTTGTTACTGCATTATTGTTTATGCTAATCGAACTTTCTGTGGAACTTGTTCAACCATTATTAATAGCAATAATTATTGATGATGGTATTCTAGCAGGTGACCAGCAAACGATTATTTTTTGGGGAAGTATCATGCTTCTACTTTCGGTTATTGCTTTTTTTGCCGGAATCATAAACACATTTATCGCCTCTCACACGGTGCAGAGCTATGGATTTGACATACGCCAAGCACTATTTAGAAAGGTTCAATCGTTTACAATGGCCACTTTTCTAAAGTTTCCTTCATCGAGCCTAATTACACGACTAACAACGGATGTAACAATTACACAAAACGTCATATTTATGGGGCTTCGAATAATGCTTCGTTCTCCTTTAGTAGTCGTTGGAAGTATCATCATGTCCTTTTTTGTACATCCTTATTTAGCTATGTTTCTTGTAATCGGCACACCATTTTTAGTTATTTTCCTGTATGCGATGAGTCGCAAAGGTTTAACCCTTTTTGGGAAAGTACAAAAAAGTGTAGACCAAGTTACCCGTAAAATTCAAGAAAATCTCCAAGCAGTTCGTTTAATAAAAGCCTATTTGCGTGGCAATTTTGAATCAACTCGATTTGCTACAGTTGCAGATACACTGAAAATGGATAATGTGAAGGCATTCCGCATTATGGAGTTAATATTACCTGTTCTTTTATTTGTGATGAATGTGAGTTTAATGGCTGTTCTTTGGTTTGGAGCAAAAGAGATTCAAACTGGGGGAGCGCAGATGGGAGAACTTGTCGCGATAGTCAATTACGCCATGCGTATGACAGGTGCTTTTTCCATGTTCGCCTTCATCATCATATTTTTCTCAAGAGCAAAAGCTTCAGCTGAACGTATGGAAGAAGTATTAATCGAAGAAGAAGGAATAGAAGACTTTAGCTCAGACTTAAAGGAAGCTATTCCTGGAATAGGTGAAATTGAATTTCAACATGTTTCTTTTCATTATCCTACGACAGATGCTCCCGTTTTGAAGAATGTATCCTTCACGGTTAAGCCTGGTTCTAAACTTGCGATTATGGGAGCGACAGGTTCTGGAAAGTCTACATTATTGAACTTAATTCCACGTTTTTTTGATGCAACAGAAGGTGAGATTTTCATCGATGGGGTTGAAGTGAAGGATTGGTCTTTAAAGGAATTAAGACAAGTAATTGGGTTAGTTCCCCAGCAATCGATTCTCTTTACAGGAAGCATTGAAGAAAATTTAGGTTGGGGTGACTCAACTGCAACGGAAGAATTACTGAAAGAGGCTGCTAAACAAGCGCAAATTCACAATTCTATTGAGCAATTTCCAGATCAATATGATACAAGAGTTGGTCAAAAAGGAGTCAATTTATCTGGTGGGCAAAAGCAAAGACTCTCTATTGCGCGTGCATTAGTGAGAAAACCAGAGATTTTACTGTTAGATGATAGTACAAGTGCGCTAGATGTGTCGACGGAAAATGCATTATGGGAAGCCTTAGAACAAGAAAAAGCAACAATGCTGGTCATTACACAAAAAATTAGAACTGCTAAAGGGGCCGATCAAATTCTTCTATTAGAAGAAGGCGAAGTTTCGGCATATGGTACGCACGAACAACTGATGGAAAGCTCCTCTTTATATAGAGAAATTGCAGAATCACAGCAGGAGGGAGACGAGTATGATGAAATTCATTCGTAA
- a CDS encoding ABC transporter ATP-binding protein has product MKFIRKPFGYEPVITKEDLKKDNNKKVEKASDWRSVLSRIWKLVDEQRFLLIVVLLLVVVSSALALLGPYIIGIIIDQYISKSIFAGLVNMIGILIIVYVFLSVTMYLQNYWMIGISQQTIYRLRTGLFDHLQKLPVTFFDKRQHGELMSRMTNDIENVSQTLNTSFIQVFSSILTLVGTTGVMLLLSPLLTAITLIIVPFMYFGMRWITRRTSKLFKEQQQAVGALNGMIEETISGQRIVKAFSQESRMLEEFSVKSERLKTTGFWALTYSGFIPKVMNLLNNISFTLVAAAGGILAYYDQVTIGEIVIFTEYARQFTRPLNDLANQFNTVLSAIAGAERVFAIIDEPAELDQAEENKDYKLKGNVTFEDVTFRYNRDDESPTIEQVSFHVGAGKTAALVGATGAGKTTIMQLLSRFYEVNEGTILIDDIPMEKLPRQTLRSQTAFVLQDPFLFEMTVKENIRYGKLNATDEEVLHAAKEANAHEFIMKLPNGYDTTLTADGGEISQGQKQLLSIARALVADPAILLLDEATSSIDTVTELKIQEALERLMEGRTSFVIAHRLNTVRKADLVFVMESGKLVESGSQEELLQKQGRYYSMLTNSKI; this is encoded by the coding sequence ATGAAATTCATTCGTAAACCTTTTGGATATGAACCTGTTATTACAAAGGAAGATTTGAAGAAGGATAATAATAAGAAAGTGGAGAAAGCTTCTGACTGGAGAAGCGTTCTTAGTCGAATTTGGAAGCTAGTAGATGAACAGCGTTTTTTATTAATTGTTGTACTGCTCTTAGTTGTAGTCAGTTCTGCTTTAGCGCTACTAGGACCTTATATAATCGGTATTATTATAGACCAATATATTTCGAAAAGTATTTTTGCAGGATTAGTAAATATGATTGGTATATTGATCATTGTGTATGTCTTTTTATCGGTCACAATGTATTTACAAAATTATTGGATGATTGGTATTTCACAGCAAACAATATACAGACTACGGACTGGTTTATTTGATCATCTTCAAAAACTTCCAGTAACCTTTTTTGATAAACGACAGCACGGAGAACTAATGAGTCGAATGACAAATGATATTGAAAATGTCAGTCAAACATTGAATACCTCCTTTATACAAGTATTTTCAAGTATCCTAACATTAGTTGGAACGACGGGCGTGATGCTTCTATTAAGTCCGCTATTAACAGCTATTACGCTTATTATTGTACCTTTCATGTATTTTGGAATGCGCTGGATTACGAGACGTACCTCTAAACTGTTTAAAGAGCAGCAGCAGGCAGTTGGAGCATTAAATGGGATGATTGAAGAGACGATTTCTGGTCAACGAATCGTCAAAGCATTCTCGCAGGAAAGTCGTATGCTAGAAGAGTTTTCAGTAAAAAGTGAACGCTTGAAAACAACAGGATTCTGGGCATTAACGTACTCAGGCTTTATTCCAAAAGTAATGAATCTATTAAATAATATAAGCTTTACGTTGGTAGCTGCTGCCGGTGGTATATTAGCATATTATGATCAAGTAACAATTGGAGAAATCGTGATCTTCACAGAGTATGCCCGTCAGTTCACTCGCCCTCTAAATGATTTAGCAAATCAATTTAATACGGTCCTTTCTGCAATTGCAGGGGCTGAGCGTGTGTTTGCAATTATCGATGAACCTGCAGAATTAGATCAAGCAGAAGAAAATAAAGACTATAAACTGAAAGGAAATGTGACGTTTGAGGATGTAACATTTCGGTACAATAGAGACGATGAAAGCCCGACGATCGAGCAAGTCTCTTTCCATGTAGGAGCAGGGAAAACTGCTGCTTTAGTTGGAGCAACTGGTGCAGGGAAAACAACCATCATGCAGTTACTTTCGCGCTTTTATGAAGTAAATGAAGGAACAATTTTAATAGATGATATTCCTATGGAAAAGTTGCCAAGGCAAACTTTACGCAGCCAAACAGCATTTGTATTACAAGATCCATTTCTGTTTGAAATGACTGTGAAAGAAAATATTCGATACGGAAAATTAAATGCAACAGATGAAGAAGTATTACATGCTGCCAAAGAAGCAAATGCACATGAATTCATCATGAAGTTACCTAATGGATATGATACGACTTTAACAGCAGATGGTGGAGAAATTAGCCAAGGACAAAAGCAATTATTATCGATTGCTCGAGCGCTTGTAGCTGATCCTGCCATACTGTTATTAGATGAAGCGACATCTAGTATTGATACAGTAACTGAACTAAAAATACAAGAAGCACTGGAACGTTTAATGGAAGGTCGCACTAGTTTCGTTATTGCTCATCGATTAAATACTGTACGTAAAGCGGATTTAGTATTTGTTATGGAAAGTGGAAAACTAGTAGAATCGGGATCGCAAGAAGAGTTATTACAAAAGCAAGGGCGATATTACAGCATGCTTACAAATTCAAAAATATAA
- a CDS encoding GNAT family N-acetyltransferase, which produces MDISIMTVSIPVDTDTLKEIQELIHCAFIEDQVDYAALLSVDELSDSFLKGFCVLAYDDDTDKLVGVISAIDRIATLDFEWSAVVLPNVRRQGIGEQLIKELTRNLDLRGAMEDIALVPKASKAGQQLISKFGYVHDFSERTMAADAVESEMISEIEITPYSSEELELIEVLASAFGDTEEEARELIAFNTQTPNRKMMLALINKEVVGTVSIVEETEKLWVTGLAVHEKARGRGIATSILNWSKNEAHRLGKAEVLLDVETDNEDAISVYKKVGFKTINFTHFYRKG; this is translated from the coding sequence ATGGACATATCTATTATGACAGTGTCGATTCCGGTAGATACCGATACTTTGAAAGAAATACAAGAGTTAATTCATTGTGCGTTTATAGAAGATCAAGTAGATTACGCTGCATTATTAAGTGTTGATGAGCTATCCGATTCTTTTCTAAAGGGATTTTGTGTATTGGCTTACGATGATGACACGGATAAATTAGTGGGTGTAATATCTGCCATAGATCGAATAGCAACATTAGATTTTGAGTGGAGTGCAGTTGTTTTACCAAATGTGCGAAGACAAGGCATCGGGGAGCAACTAATAAAGGAGCTTACAAGAAATCTAGACCTTAGGGGAGCAATGGAAGATATAGCGTTGGTACCAAAAGCTTCGAAAGCGGGACAACAATTAATAAGCAAATTTGGATATGTTCATGACTTCTCGGAAAGAACGATGGCAGCGGACGCAGTAGAAAGTGAAATGATCAGTGAAATCGAAATTACCCCATATTCATCAGAAGAATTGGAGCTAATTGAAGTGTTAGCAAGTGCATTTGGAGATACGGAGGAAGAAGCAAGAGAGCTTATCGCATTTAATACGCAAACTCCCAATCGTAAAATGATGCTTGCTTTAATTAATAAGGAAGTAGTAGGAACTGTTTCGATTGTGGAAGAAACCGAGAAACTATGGGTTACGGGCCTTGCAGTGCATGAAAAAGCACGTGGGAGAGGAATAGCAACTAGTATATTAAATTGGTCTAAAAATGAAGCTCATCGTTTGGGAAAGGCAGAAGTGTTGCTAGATGTGGAAACAGACAACGAAGATGCAATTTCTGTTTATAAAAAAGTAGGGTTTAAAACAATCAACTTCACACATTTCTATCGAAAAGGATGA